A single region of the Salvia miltiorrhiza cultivar Shanhuang (shh) chromosome 8, IMPLAD_Smil_shh, whole genome shotgun sequence genome encodes:
- the LOC131001100 gene encoding auxin-responsive protein IAA7-like: protein MEVGLNLKATELCLGLPGGEVNINGKRGFSETIDLKLNLKSNESAGLDLKENMQNSSKEKAMLPPKDHIKPPSKAQVVGWPPVRAFRKNIMSQQKSEEESEKAACSGGAAFVKVSMDGAPYLRKVDLKMYKSYQELSDALAKMFSSFTMGNYGTEGMIDFMNERKLMDLLNTSEYVPSYEDKDGDWMLVGDVPWEMFVESCKRLRIMKGSEAIGLAPRAMEKCKSRC from the exons ATGGAAGTCGGCCTGAATCTGAAGGCGACCGAGCTCTGCCTCGGCTTGCCCGGCGGCGAAGTGAATATCAACGGGAAAAGAGGTTTTTCTGAGACGATCGATCTCAAACTCAACCTAAAGTCAAACGAGTCTGCTGGTTTGGATCTGAAGGAAAACATGCAGAATTCTTCCAAAGAGAAAGCTATGCTACCTCCCAAGGATCACATCAAGCCTCCTTCAAA GGCACAAGTGGTGGGATGGCCACCGGTGAGGGCGTTCCGGAAGAACATCATGAGCCAGCAGAAGAGCGAAGAGGAGTCGGAGAAGGCCGCATGCAGCGGTGGCGCCGCCTTCGTGAAGGTGTCCATGGACGGTGCCCCCTACCTGCGTAAGGTGGACCTCAAGATGTATAAGAGCTACCAAGAGCTGTCTGATGCCTTAGCCAAAATGTTCAGTTCCTTCACCATGG ggaattaTGGGACGGAAGGAATGATAGACTTCATGAATGAGAGGAAATTGATGGATCTATTGAACACTTCAGAATATGTGCCTAGTTATGAAGATAAGGATGGTGATTGGATGCTTGTTGGTGATGTTCCATGGGA gatGTTTGTTGAATCATGCAAGCGTCTCCGAATTATGAAAGGATCTGAGGCGATTGGATTAG CACCAAGAGCCATGGAGAAATGCAAGAGCAGATGCTAA